Proteins encoded together in one Pogoniulus pusillus isolate bPogPus1 unplaced genomic scaffold, bPogPus1.pri scaffold_58_arrow_ctg1, whole genome shotgun sequence window:
- the FIGNL2 gene encoding fidgetin-like protein 2 has product MHWSPEHAQSLNQWPEQHLDVSSTTSSPAHKSELYPSTRQRFNYAWANDDISALTASNLLKRYAEKYSGVLEAPYERPVLSGYGDGAFAAVNGQKGDAEPWPGAHGSDGAYPLTPIHDGLPGAKGVVPPPVPSSGGAIGLGGSPVVSANLSDPMYPGSSCGGAAASSGGLGASQEYPSGYGGTYLPSSYCTQPAAALPPPHPPALHGSGLLQPPHPSPALVPGYGSSGPMYNYSASSYPPQPGYGTIHPPHPSASYLPSGIAAPTPIPAPPPSTRPPGVPSYGYQGAGLAPLAVPPLGTEAAGTLKRKAFDISGSEDEGEGRYRKYSYEQPKSPYPLPDNGECRGNGFGGNAESPQVAFKPGKRPAGAGNAEQHGSKYGGQAMKRVVSPPYSAGDAPLRPAEPFEKFSPPLANGERAAEPGPPFPLRLPLKAPLFGGPPVEEQPKNVDPLVLELVNTKVVERGPPVQWSDIAGQVSVKATLEEQLLWPILRPGAYSGASRPPRTILLFGPRGTGKTLLSRCISTQLGSTLLKLSGATLLSTWKAEAEKILQTVFFVASCRQPAVVLITETEALLVSRAAEDGNLLSNLKSQLLSYLDNVATSSEQNVVVIGTTSRPGSMDEASHRRFAKRFYIPPPDSLARRQILHQALAQQSSCLSEREMTSLVQHTESFSGSELVQLCQQAGAATLHALPTSYQDFEKAFCKVRPAASAEELDLLLEWDKMYGTRH; this is encoded by the coding sequence ATGCACTGGTCACCAGAGCATGCCCAGTCCCTGAACCAGTGGCCCGAGCAGCACCTCGATgtctcctccaccacctcctcaccaGCCCACAAGTCCGAGCTCTACCCCAGCACCCGGCAGCGCTTCAACTACGCCTGGGCCAACGACGACATCTCGGCCCTGACGGCCTCCAACCTGCTCAAGAGGTACGCGGAGAAGTACTCGGGGGTGCTGGAGGCGCCCTACGAGCGTCCGGTGCTGAGCGGCTACGGGGACGGAGCCTTCGCGGCAGTTAACGGCCAGAAGGGGGATGCGGAGCCCTGGCCTGGGGCGCACGGTTCGGACGGTGCCTACCCCCTCACCCCCATCCACGATGGCCTCCCCGGTGCCAAGGGGGTGGTGCCGCCCCCCGTCCCCTCCAGCGGCGGCGCCATCGGGCTCGGCGGCTCGCCCGTGGTGTCCGCCAACCTCAGCGACCCCATGTACCCCGGCAGCTCCTGCGGAGGAGCCGCTGCCAGCTCCGGTGGGCTCGGGGCATCTCAGGAGTACCCCTCAGGTTACGGTGGCACCTATTTGCCCTCCAGCTACTGCACCCAGCCGGCCGCGGCGCTGCCTCCCCCGCACCCTCCTGCTCTCCACGGCTcagggctcctgcagcctccacacCCCTCGCCCGCCTTAGTGCCAGGCTACGGCTCCTCCGGCCCCATGTATAACTACAGTGCCAGCAGCTACCCGCCGCAGCCAGGATACGGCACCAtccaccctccccacccctccgcTTCCTACCTGCCCTCCGGCATCGCGGCGCCCACCCCCatccccgccccgccgccctcCACTCGCCCACCGGGGGTGCCCAGTTACGGCTATCAGGGTGCCGGCTTGGCCCCCCTGGCCGTGCCCCCCCTTGGCACCGAGGCAGCGGGCACCCTGAAGAGGAAGGCTTTCGACATCTCGGGCAGCGAGGACGAAGGGGAAGGTCGCTATCGGAAGTACAGCTACGAGCAGCCAAAGTCTCCCTACCCCCTGCCGGACAACGGCGAGTGCCGGGGCAACGGATTCGGTGGCAACGCCGAGTCCCCCCAGGTGGCCTTCAAGCCCGGGAAGCGGCCGGCTGGGGCCGGGAACGCCGAGCAGCACGGCAGCAAGTACGGAGGGCAGGCGATGAAGAGAGTGGTGTCGCCTCCCTACAGCGCCGGGGACGCTCCGCTACGGCCCGCAGAGCCCTTCGAGAAGTTCAGCCCCCCCTTGGCCAACGGGGAGCGGGCGGCCGAGCCGGGACCCCCCTTCCCGCTGCGGCTGCCCCTTAAAGCGCCTCTCTTCGGCGGTCCGCCCGTAGAGGAGCAGCCTAAGAACGTCGACCCTCTGGTCTTGGAGCTGGTGAACACCAAGGTGGTGGAGCGGGGGCCGCCGGTGCAGTGGTCGGACATCGCCGGGCAGGTGTCGGTGAAGGCGACCCTcgaagagcagctgctgtggcccATCCTGCGTCCCGGCGCCTACAGCGGTGCCAGCCGCCCGCCAAGGACCATCCTGCTCTTCGGACCCCGTGGCACCGGCAAGACCCTGCTGAGCCGCTGCATCTCCACCCAGCTGGGCTCCACCTTGCTGAAGCTCAGCGGCGCGACCCTGCTCTCCACCTGGAAAGCCGAAGCCGAGAAGATCCTGCAGACTGTCTTCTTCGTGGCCAGCTGCCGGCAACCTGCCGTGGTGCTCATCACGGAGACCGAAGCCCTGCTGGTGTCCCGGGCCGCTGAGGACGGCAACCTGCTGAGCAACCTCAAGTCCCAACTCCTCTCCTACCTGGACAACGTGGCTACCTCATCCGAGCAGAACGTGGTCGTTATCGGCACCACCTCCCGGCCCGGCAGCATGGACGAAGCCTCTCACCGACGCTTCGCCAAACGCTTCTACATCCCTCCCCCGGACAGCCTCGCCCGGCGCCAGATCCTGCATCAAGCCCTGGCTCAGCAAAGCTCCTGCCTGAGCGAACGGGAGATGACCTCCTTGGTGCAGCACACCGAGAGCTTCTCGGGCAGCGAActggtgcagctgtgccagcaggcaggcGCCGCCACCCTGCACGCTCTGCCCACCTCCTACCAGGACTTCGAGAAGGCTTTCTGCAAGGTGCGCCCCGCGGCCTCGGCCGAGGAGCTGGACCTGCTCCTGGAGTGGGACAAGATGTACGGCACCAGGCACTGA